The Austwickia sp. genome includes a region encoding these proteins:
- a CDS encoding tryptophan-rich sensory protein, with product MTNSAVDQRLRVRQLAVTVAAVFCVFGTLVGTGVIGTRVAESSGGDLAADATLIAPAGPAFSIWSVIYLGLGAYTLWQWRTANAATERHRRTAWLAALSMVLNATWLLVTQVGWLAVSVVVIIALLVTCAMIVDRLTQEPPRGRLELAVVDGTFGLYLGWVCVAVCANIAATLVAWGVPATGVVPTVLTVVVLAAVVVVAARLGRVFGGNWFVAAGIAWGLAWVAVARLTDRPQSMVLGFAAIAAAVAVLLVTRQARERRR from the coding sequence ATGACGAACTCCGCTGTGGATCAACGACTCCGGGTGCGCCAGCTGGCGGTGACGGTCGCCGCCGTCTTCTGTGTCTTCGGGACGCTGGTCGGGACCGGCGTCATCGGCACGCGGGTGGCGGAGTCCTCCGGCGGTGACCTGGCTGCGGACGCGACGCTCATCGCGCCAGCGGGCCCGGCGTTCTCGATCTGGAGCGTCATCTACCTCGGCCTGGGGGCCTACACCCTGTGGCAGTGGCGCACCGCCAACGCGGCAACCGAGCGCCACCGCCGGACCGCCTGGCTGGCCGCGCTGTCCATGGTGCTCAACGCGACGTGGCTGCTGGTCACCCAGGTCGGCTGGCTCGCGGTCAGCGTGGTCGTCATCATTGCCCTGCTCGTGACCTGCGCCATGATCGTCGATCGGTTGACGCAGGAGCCGCCCCGGGGACGTCTGGAGCTCGCCGTGGTCGACGGGACGTTCGGGCTCTACCTCGGCTGGGTCTGCGTCGCGGTGTGCGCGAACATCGCGGCCACCCTGGTGGCGTGGGGGGTGCCGGCGACGGGTGTCGTGCCCACCGTGCTCACGGTGGTCGTGCTGGCCGCGGTGGTCGTCGTCGCGGCCCGACTCGGCCGCGTCTTCGGTGGCAACTGGTTCGTCGCCGCCGGGATCGCGTGGGGGTTGGCCTGGGTGGCCGTGGCCCGGCTGACGGATCGGCCCCAGTCGATGGTGCTCGGGTTCGCCGCCATCGCCGCCGCGGTCGCCGTCCTGCTGGTGACGCGGCAGGCCCGAGAGCGGCGGCGATGA
- a CDS encoding S41 family peptidase: MDQLGQPAAANDASRPGDSAHEPRRRPRRWLRWVGATLAALIAVVLLAVWQLGPRYGLYLVPPSPQAYADDALNTMDSGYFARGPEWDRARAKAVADTRGADSYEQTLPPLREALAVAGGKHSTIFPAGQQLSSVDTERPMPAFTQADGIATVTVPKVSADDPTFTKSYATTMADGIDARQAQASCGWIVDARQNHGGDMRPMLAGLTPLLADGKIGGFVDRDGRTTTLAVAGGSVRLGDNEAASVSAHAKSGRPVAVLQGPDTGSSGEVVVLAFKGAPGARSFGAPTAGYSSANQTIRLYDGTQMLLTSAVDIDRTGTTYGERVAPDQATPVDSAEQAATAWLRQQCGR, from the coding sequence ATGGACCAGCTCGGACAGCCCGCCGCCGCCAACGACGCCAGCCGGCCCGGGGACAGCGCCCACGAGCCACGGCGCCGCCCCCGCCGCTGGCTGCGCTGGGTGGGCGCCACGCTCGCAGCCCTGATCGCCGTGGTCCTGCTCGCCGTGTGGCAGCTCGGGCCGCGCTACGGCCTGTACCTGGTGCCCCCGTCGCCGCAGGCCTACGCCGATGACGCGCTCAACACGATGGATTCGGGGTACTTCGCGCGTGGGCCCGAGTGGGACCGCGCCCGGGCCAAGGCCGTCGCGGACACGCGGGGGGCGGACAGCTACGAGCAGACCCTGCCGCCGCTGCGGGAGGCGCTCGCGGTCGCCGGCGGCAAGCACTCGACGATCTTCCCCGCCGGGCAGCAGCTCTCCAGTGTCGACACGGAGCGCCCCATGCCCGCGTTCACCCAGGCGGACGGCATCGCCACCGTCACCGTGCCGAAGGTGAGCGCGGACGACCCGACGTTCACGAAGAGCTACGCCACGACGATGGCCGACGGCATCGACGCCCGCCAGGCGCAGGCGAGCTGCGGATGGATCGTCGACGCCCGGCAGAACCACGGCGGCGACATGCGCCCCATGCTGGCCGGCCTGACCCCGCTGCTCGCCGACGGAAAGATCGGGGGGTTCGTCGACCGCGACGGCCGTACGACGACCCTCGCCGTCGCGGGCGGAAGCGTGCGGCTGGGCGACAACGAGGCCGCCTCGGTCAGCGCCCACGCCAAGTCCGGGCGCCCGGTCGCGGTCCTGCAGGGCCCCGACACCGGCAGCTCGGGCGAGGTCGTCGTCCTCGCCTTCAAGGGCGCACCGGGCGCTCGGTCGTTCGGCGCCCCCACCGCAGGCTACTCCTCGGCGAACCAGACCATCCGCCTGTACGACGGCACCCAGATGCTCTTGACCTCGGCCGTCGACATCGACCGGACCGGCACGACGTACGGCGAGCGCGTCGCCCCCGACCAGGCGACCCCCGTCGATTCCGCCGAGCAGGCGGCGACCGCCTGGCTGCGCCAGCAGTGCGGCCGCTGA
- a CDS encoding PaaI family thioesterase — translation MSQLTARNPEFAAVVRDSFARQGLMATLGAELTVVEPGHVTIAVPFDDRLSQQQGFFHGGVTTSIVDSSCGYSALTLMAAGSEVLTVEFKINLFAPAAGERLIARGRVVRGGRTITVCQGDAYAVRGGSETHCATMVATMMRVETA, via the coding sequence ATGAGCCAGTTGACCGCCCGCAACCCCGAGTTCGCCGCCGTCGTCCGCGATTCCTTCGCCCGGCAGGGTCTGATGGCCACGCTCGGCGCCGAGCTGACCGTGGTCGAGCCCGGCCACGTCACGATCGCGGTGCCCTTCGACGACCGGCTGAGCCAGCAGCAGGGCTTCTTCCACGGCGGGGTGACGACATCCATCGTGGACTCCAGCTGCGGCTATTCGGCGCTGACCCTGATGGCGGCCGGGTCGGAGGTGCTGACGGTCGAGTTCAAGATCAACCTGTTCGCCCCGGCCGCGGGCGAGCGCCTGATTGCGCGGGGCCGGGTGGTGCGCGGCGGCCGGACGATCACGGTGTGCCAGGGGGACGCGTACGCCGTGCGCGGCGGCAGCGAGACGCACTGCGCGACCATGGTCGCCACGATGATGCGCGTCGAGACGGCCTGA
- a CDS encoding N-acetyltransferase — translation MNLATTTDGESSPAAWRIRAATPVDGAAIERLHLAAFPEEGPQIVDLLRSLAPATRASFVAVAALVETTEPDLEPVIGHVQLSRGWVDARRALVEVLVLSPLGVDPAHQGHGIGAALVGAALEWARAHAVAGVFLEGDPGYYGRLGFEPAARHHVTPPSERIPAAACQLVVTGEWPAWLRGRLVYAEAFWATDTVGLRDPLLAELETRFGAPS, via the coding sequence ATGAACCTGGCGACGACCACCGACGGCGAGTCGAGCCCGGCGGCATGGCGCATCCGGGCCGCAACTCCGGTCGACGGGGCAGCGATTGAGCGGCTGCACCTGGCCGCGTTCCCCGAGGAGGGCCCGCAGATCGTCGACCTCTTGCGGTCCCTCGCGCCGGCCACCCGAGCGTCTTTCGTGGCCGTCGCCGCGCTCGTCGAGACCACCGAGCCCGACCTGGAGCCCGTCATCGGCCACGTGCAGCTCAGCCGGGGCTGGGTCGACGCTCGACGCGCCCTCGTCGAGGTGCTCGTGCTGTCCCCCCTCGGCGTTGACCCGGCCCACCAGGGGCACGGCATCGGCGCGGCGCTGGTCGGCGCGGCCCTGGAGTGGGCGCGGGCGCACGCCGTAGCGGGCGTCTTCCTGGAAGGCGACCCCGGCTACTACGGCCGACTGGGCTTCGAGCCGGCGGCGCGGCACCACGTGACCCCGCCGTCCGAGCGGATCCCGGCGGCGGCCTGCCAGCTCGTCGTCACCGGCGAGTGGCCGGCGTGGCTGCGCGGCCGGCTCGTCTACGCGGAGGCGTTCTGGGCGACCGACACCGTGGGGCTGCGGGACCCGTTGCTGGCGGAGCTGGAGACCCGATTCGGCGCGCCGTCCTAG
- a CDS encoding GntP family permease — MVAMHTAIAIAVVVLLIIKAKVDPIISLIVGCLYLGLAAGVGFAGTVKAITEGFGSIMASVGLLIGFGVLIGSLLHTTGTFRRIVQVLLRVFGPRRIPYALAMSLATIFPSIYVDVQVVLAAPVARQAAPHIGPKGLGLMAGALGTGIFCGYVFVVPGLSAISIAGLLKIPLGTYLLYGIVIGPLTALLTTLIFRSMLRFGWWNPATDEEQDEALRDMEANEGAPVAAAHVAEGHQAGPAEAHHVATADGRPVAPDRAAEVEVADVEDAPHGPPLAVSMLPIIVPLLMIAFGAFAELAGFTNDVIDFVGNANIALFTGLVGAYLLARRSVGKDRTDEAFSDGLHTSGEILLVTGIGGSLGAVIKATGLAKILGGLFSADAGAPIVLSILLAWFIAAVLHLAIGSVSVAAITGAGIIAPILSSIDVAPVAIGLAIASGALFALHVNSNFFWMFKSLLGLTTQGSLKTMTTVTTIASLVSLPLVMLVAVVA; from the coding sequence ATGGTCGCGATGCACACCGCCATAGCCATCGCGGTGGTGGTCCTGTTGATCATCAAGGCCAAGGTGGACCCGATCATCTCCCTCATCGTCGGCTGCCTCTATCTGGGGCTGGCTGCCGGCGTGGGCTTCGCCGGGACCGTCAAGGCCATCACCGAGGGGTTCGGCAGCATCATGGCCAGCGTCGGCCTGCTGATCGGCTTCGGAGTGTTGATCGGGTCGCTGCTGCACACGACCGGCACCTTCCGCAGGATCGTCCAGGTGCTGCTGCGGGTCTTCGGGCCGCGCCGCATCCCCTATGCGCTCGCGATGTCCCTGGCGACGATCTTCCCCTCGATCTACGTCGACGTGCAGGTCGTCCTCGCCGCCCCGGTGGCGCGCCAGGCCGCTCCGCACATCGGCCCCAAGGGGCTGGGTCTCATGGCGGGCGCGCTCGGCACGGGCATCTTCTGCGGCTACGTGTTCGTGGTGCCGGGGCTGTCTGCGATCTCCATCGCCGGACTGCTCAAGATCCCGCTGGGGACCTACCTGCTCTACGGCATCGTCATCGGCCCCCTCACCGCCCTGCTGACCACGCTGATCTTCCGCTCCATGCTGCGGTTCGGCTGGTGGAACCCAGCCACCGACGAGGAGCAGGACGAGGCCCTGCGGGACATGGAGGCGAACGAGGGCGCACCGGTCGCGGCGGCCCACGTGGCCGAAGGGCACCAGGCCGGGCCGGCCGAGGCGCACCATGTCGCGACCGCGGACGGGCGCCCGGTCGCGCCGGACCGGGCCGCCGAGGTCGAGGTCGCCGACGTAGAGGACGCCCCGCACGGGCCGCCGCTGGCCGTCTCGATGCTGCCGATCATCGTGCCGCTGCTCATGATCGCCTTCGGCGCGTTCGCGGAACTGGCGGGCTTCACCAACGACGTCATCGACTTCGTCGGCAACGCGAACATCGCACTGTTCACCGGCCTGGTGGGGGCCTACCTCCTCGCCCGCCGCAGCGTCGGCAAGGACCGCACGGACGAGGCCTTCTCCGACGGCCTGCACACCTCCGGGGAGATCCTCCTCGTCACGGGCATCGGCGGCTCGCTCGGCGCCGTGATCAAGGCGACCGGCCTGGCGAAGATCCTCGGCGGCCTGTTCAGCGCGGACGCCGGCGCCCCCATCGTCCTGAGCATTCTGCTGGCCTGGTTCATCGCCGCGGTGCTGCACCTGGCGATCGGCTCGGTGTCGGTGGCGGCGATCACGGGGGCCGGGATCATCGCCCCGATCCTGTCCTCCATCGACGTCGCGCCGGTGGCGATCGGGCTGGCCATCGCGTCGGGTGCCCTGTTCGCGCTGCACGTCAACAGCAACTTCTTCTGGATGTTCAAGTCGCTGCTGGGCCTGACCACGCAGGGCAGCCTGAAGACCATGACGACCGTGACGACCATCGCCTCGTTGGTGTCGCTGCCGCTGGTGATGCTCGTCGCGGTGGTCGCCTAG
- a CDS encoding SDR family oxidoreductase — protein MPRRGILGNAVPLARTELPVTSSPTAPRGVLVTAGAGGIGRCIAAAFARAGDRVHVCDVDEAALAATTAELTAAGPGEVTGEICDVADEEAVRRFVAGAAQTLGRMDVVVNNAGIAGPTCLVEELALADWQRVLDVNLTGHFLISRETIPHLKAAGGGAMVFVSSLGGRHGYPRRAPYAVVKRGVLALVETLAMELGEHQIRVNAIAPGLVDGDRVRRVFAGRAEAGGTSIEQEMAGALALQSLKYMVNPDDIGALAVFLASDAARSISGQTIGIDGASRSIA, from the coding sequence ATGCCTCGGCGCGGAATACTCGGGAACGCCGTACCCCTCGCGAGAACGGAGCTCCCCGTGACCTCTTCGCCCACCGCGCCCCGCGGGGTCCTCGTCACCGCCGGCGCCGGCGGCATCGGCCGGTGCATCGCGGCGGCCTTCGCCCGGGCCGGCGACCGGGTCCACGTGTGTGACGTCGACGAAGCCGCGCTCGCCGCCACCACCGCGGAGCTGACCGCCGCGGGACCGGGCGAGGTGACCGGCGAGATCTGCGACGTCGCCGACGAGGAGGCGGTGCGGCGGTTCGTGGCTGGGGCCGCACAGACCCTGGGCCGCATGGACGTGGTGGTCAACAACGCCGGGATCGCCGGTCCGACCTGTCTGGTGGAGGAACTCGCGCTGGCGGATTGGCAGCGGGTCCTCGACGTCAACCTCACCGGTCACTTCCTGATATCGCGGGAGACCATTCCGCACCTGAAAGCCGCCGGGGGCGGCGCGATGGTCTTCGTGTCGTCGCTGGGTGGGCGGCACGGCTACCCGCGACGCGCGCCGTACGCCGTCGTCAAGCGCGGCGTGCTCGCCCTGGTGGAGACCCTGGCCATGGAGCTCGGCGAGCACCAGATTCGGGTCAACGCCATCGCGCCGGGTCTCGTGGACGGCGACCGGGTACGCCGGGTGTTCGCCGGCCGCGCCGAGGCGGGCGGCACCTCGATCGAGCAGGAGATGGCGGGGGCGCTGGCGCTGCAGTCGCTGAAGTACATGGTCAATCCCGACGACATCGGCGCGCTCGCCGTCTTCCTCGCCTCGGACGCGGCCCGCTCGATCTCCGGGCAGACGATCGGCATCGACGGCGCCTCGCGCAGCATCGCCTGA
- a CDS encoding DUF1211 domain-containing protein, with amino-acid sequence MTRGGGTPDGAASRRMEARLNVLRSGSDVERTIFFSDAVFAIAMTLLVLELRVPEASADVSAHAFAEAVAEKVPAFIAFVLSFVIIGLTWLTHHRRFKALAAYDTRLQLANLGMLFFVAFMPVPTGMLFQHSGGSPIPPMLYAATIVGIFGMLDLAWWHAWRSGLLKEHVTPALYRFTAAALRPALLVFLLSIPLALISPNGAEYAWLTLWPLAALNGRWQKRRFVRAETSATTATGDPATA; translated from the coding sequence ATGACTCGGGGTGGCGGCACACCGGATGGGGCGGCATCGCGCCGGATGGAGGCCCGGCTCAACGTGCTGCGCAGCGGCAGCGACGTCGAACGGACCATCTTCTTCAGCGACGCGGTCTTCGCCATCGCCATGACGCTGCTGGTGCTGGAGCTGCGGGTGCCGGAGGCGTCGGCGGACGTCAGCGCCCACGCGTTCGCCGAGGCGGTCGCCGAGAAGGTCCCGGCGTTCATCGCGTTCGTGTTGAGCTTCGTCATCATCGGCCTGACCTGGTTGACGCACCATCGCCGGTTCAAGGCCCTGGCGGCGTACGACACGAGACTCCAACTGGCCAACCTCGGCATGCTCTTCTTCGTCGCCTTCATGCCCGTGCCGACCGGCATGTTGTTCCAGCACAGCGGCGGCTCGCCGATCCCGCCGATGCTCTACGCCGCGACGATCGTCGGCATCTTCGGGATGCTGGATCTCGCCTGGTGGCACGCGTGGCGGTCCGGCCTGCTGAAGGAGCACGTGACGCCCGCGTTGTACCGCTTCACCGCGGCCGCGCTGCGGCCCGCGCTCCTGGTCTTCCTGCTCTCGATCCCGCTGGCGCTGATCAGCCCGAACGGCGCCGAGTACGCGTGGCTGACGCTGTGGCCCCTGGCCGCGCTGAACGGACGCTGGCAGAAGCGCCGGTTCGTACGCGCCGAGACCAGTGCGACGACGGCGACAGGCGATCCGGCCACGGCGTGA
- a CDS encoding cupin domain-containing protein, giving the protein MVNTGTAPLKLHSLYGPAQHPQGTVHVTQPVEDHGTAHPSVGAVTPVAPFTKDPGATPFVLDVEAATLANTNFRTAAWTADTLQLTLMSIPVGGDVGLEMHSNVDQFLRVESGMAKVYFGDSQGNVRFAGVAHKDSAILVPSGTWHNIVNASPKEPLKLYSLYGPAQHPQGTIHVTQADGEHH; this is encoded by the coding sequence ATCGTCAACACCGGTACGGCGCCCCTCAAGCTCCACTCCCTCTACGGTCCGGCGCAACACCCCCAGGGCACCGTCCACGTCACCCAGCCGGTCGAGGACCACGGCACCGCGCACCCGAGCGTCGGGGCGGTCACCCCTGTCGCGCCGTTCACGAAGGATCCTGGCGCCACGCCGTTCGTGCTGGACGTGGAGGCCGCCACGCTGGCCAACACGAACTTCCGCACCGCCGCGTGGACCGCTGACACCCTGCAGCTCACGCTCATGTCGATCCCGGTCGGCGGGGACGTCGGGCTGGAGATGCACAGCAACGTCGACCAGTTCCTGCGGGTCGAGTCGGGGATGGCCAAGGTCTACTTCGGCGACAGCCAGGGCAACGTCCGCTTCGCCGGGGTCGCGCACAAGGACAGCGCGATCCTCGTGCCGTCCGGGACCTGGCACAACATCGTCAACGCCTCCCCGAAGGAGCCGCTGAAGCTCTACTCGCTCTACGGCCCCGCCCAGCACCCCCAGGGCACGATCCACGTGACGCAGGCGGACGGCGAGCACCACTGA
- a CDS encoding DinB family protein has protein sequence MSERETLIETLARHRGFLLQTAEGLSEEQARTRSTVSQLTIAGLLKHVADTEQQWFAFAVQGASAFGGGGVYGSGVDWESLAAETAADQGDDPAQAAWQDDRFTVGAAETLTALRDRLAEVATRTEQILREADLDGAHPLPEAPWFEPGVSWSVRRVALHMLAEISQHAGHADIIREAIDGQRTMG, from the coding sequence ATGAGCGAGCGCGAAACGCTGATCGAGACCCTGGCCCGGCACCGCGGGTTCCTCCTGCAGACCGCCGAGGGCCTCTCCGAGGAACAGGCCCGCACCCGCAGCACCGTCAGCCAGCTGACGATTGCCGGCCTGCTCAAGCACGTCGCCGACACCGAGCAGCAGTGGTTCGCGTTCGCGGTGCAGGGCGCCTCGGCCTTCGGTGGCGGGGGAGTCTACGGGTCCGGCGTGGACTGGGAGTCCCTCGCCGCAGAGACCGCCGCGGACCAGGGCGACGACCCCGCGCAGGCCGCGTGGCAGGACGACCGGTTCACCGTCGGCGCGGCCGAGACGTTGACCGCGCTGCGCGATCGCCTGGCCGAGGTCGCCACACGCACCGAGCAGATCCTGCGGGAGGCCGACCTCGACGGCGCCCACCCGCTGCCCGAGGCGCCCTGGTTCGAGCCGGGAGTCAGCTGGTCGGTCCGCCGCGTGGCGCTGCACATGCTCGCCGAGATCAGCCAGCACGCGGGTCACGCCGACATCATCCGGGAGGCCATCGACGGGCAACGCACGATGGGCTGA
- a CDS encoding ZIP family metal transporter: MLGALGWGLVAASSLVLGGVLALVRRWPDGLIGAVLGFGAGALIASVSFELAEEGVHSGGPWAVAVGLAVGALTFFGADRAVTRLGGRTRKRDGEDGDNDHAGGAPRGGSGGAPRGPSSAGQGGAGATLALGALLDGVPEQLVLGIGLAQGEGLSLALLVAIFVSNLPEAIGSSADMRAAGQSKARILALWAIVALICAAATVCGYAVAEATSAELKAAINGFAAGALLVMLVDSMVPEAREKEQDKTGLFTVVGFALSAGLSLLG, encoded by the coding sequence GTGCTAGGCGCGCTGGGCTGGGGCCTGGTGGCGGCCTCGTCGCTGGTTCTCGGTGGAGTTCTCGCGCTCGTCCGCCGCTGGCCCGACGGGCTGATCGGCGCCGTGCTGGGCTTCGGCGCCGGGGCGCTCATCGCCAGCGTCTCCTTCGAACTCGCCGAGGAGGGGGTGCACAGCGGGGGCCCCTGGGCGGTCGCGGTCGGGTTGGCGGTCGGCGCCCTCACCTTCTTCGGGGCAGACCGGGCGGTCACCAGACTCGGCGGCCGAACCCGCAAGCGGGACGGCGAGGACGGCGACAACGACCATGCAGGCGGTGCGCCCCGCGGCGGATCGGGCGGCGCGCCCCGCGGTCCGTCCTCGGCCGGCCAGGGCGGTGCCGGCGCGACGTTGGCGCTGGGGGCACTGCTCGACGGCGTACCGGAGCAGCTCGTCCTCGGCATCGGCCTCGCCCAGGGGGAGGGCCTGAGCCTGGCCCTGCTCGTCGCGATCTTCGTCTCGAACCTGCCGGAGGCCATCGGCTCCTCCGCCGATATGCGCGCGGCCGGCCAGTCGAAGGCCCGCATCCTGGCGCTCTGGGCGATCGTCGCGTTGATCTGTGCGGCGGCCACCGTCTGCGGGTACGCCGTGGCCGAGGCCACCTCCGCCGAACTCAAGGCGGCGATCAACGGGTTCGCCGCGGGCGCCCTGCTGGTCATGCTCGTCGACTCGATGGTGCCCGAGGCCCGGGAGAAGGAACAGGACAAGACCGGCCTGTTCACGGTCGTCGGGTTCGCGCTCTCGGCCGGGCTCTCGCTCCTCGGCTGA
- a CDS encoding sulfite exporter TauE/SafE family protein, with amino-acid sequence MGSLAVIVPLGLLIGVVMGALGGGGAILTVPILVYVLGQQPAAATAGSLVIVMLTALAGVGSHARKGNVRVRDGLVFGAVGVVGSLVGSKLSAAVSAPVLMTAFGVLMIALGTLMIRRRAQGGESAGAGPDGGGTRRGLGVLIATATGVGFLTGFFGVGGGFAVVPALVLALGFSMPVAVGTSLLVIVLNCLVALGARVGGGVSIDWPIILTFSAFGAIGSIAGGRIAARVDPRKLSLAFSVLLFAVAAYVLAMNVPHLR; translated from the coding sequence ATGGGCAGCCTCGCGGTGATCGTCCCCCTCGGGCTCCTCATCGGCGTCGTGATGGGCGCGCTCGGCGGCGGCGGCGCGATCCTGACGGTGCCGATCCTCGTCTACGTCCTTGGGCAGCAGCCGGCCGCCGCCACCGCGGGGTCCCTGGTCATCGTCATGCTGACCGCGCTGGCCGGGGTGGGCAGCCACGCCCGCAAGGGCAACGTGCGGGTTCGCGACGGCTTGGTCTTCGGCGCGGTCGGGGTGGTCGGTTCGTTGGTGGGGTCCAAGCTGTCGGCGGCGGTTTCCGCGCCGGTCCTCATGACGGCGTTCGGCGTGCTGATGATCGCCCTGGGGACGCTCATGATCCGGCGCCGCGCGCAGGGTGGCGAGTCGGCCGGGGCGGGCCCGGACGGGGGCGGGACGCGGCGTGGCCTCGGCGTGCTCATCGCGACGGCCACGGGGGTGGGCTTCCTCACCGGCTTCTTCGGCGTGGGCGGCGGGTTCGCCGTGGTCCCCGCGCTCGTGCTCGCCTTGGGGTTTTCGATGCCCGTCGCGGTCGGTACGTCGCTGCTCGTGATCGTCCTGAACTGCCTGGTCGCCCTCGGCGCCCGGGTCGGCGGCGGCGTGTCGATCGACTGGCCGATCATCCTGACGTTCAGCGCATTCGGGGCCATCGGCAGCATCGCGGGCGGCCGGATCGCCGCCCGCGTGGACCCCCGCAAGCTCAGCCTCGCCTTCAGCGTGCTGCTCTTTGCCGTGGCCGCCTACGTGCTCGCCATGAACGTCCCTCACCTTCGCTGA
- a CDS encoding rhodanese-like domain-containing protein, whose protein sequence is MPAHVDAATLRDWLTHPDRPRLIDVRSAAEFRAAHIPGAYNVPLPLLREHRAEFAEPLNEQIVLICRSDKRASEAEQILAAAGLSRLHVLTGGMQAWQREGGAVNHGEGRWDLERQVRLVAGGIVATGVLTSTVAPKAKWLSGAIGAGLMTAALTDSCLMGSLLSKLPYNRDLEPDAADVIAALAR, encoded by the coding sequence ATGCCCGCCCATGTCGATGCCGCCACCCTGCGGGACTGGCTGACGCACCCCGACCGCCCTCGACTGATCGACGTCCGGTCCGCAGCCGAGTTCCGGGCCGCGCACATCCCCGGCGCCTACAACGTGCCGCTGCCCCTGCTGCGCGAGCACCGCGCGGAGTTCGCCGAGCCGTTGAACGAGCAGATCGTCCTCATCTGCCGCAGTGACAAGAGAGCCAGCGAGGCCGAGCAGATCCTCGCCGCCGCCGGCCTGTCCCGGCTGCACGTGCTCACCGGGGGGATGCAGGCCTGGCAGCGCGAGGGCGGAGCCGTGAACCACGGCGAGGGCCGCTGGGACCTGGAGCGTCAGGTCCGGCTCGTGGCCGGCGGCATCGTCGCGACGGGCGTGTTGACCAGCACGGTTGCGCCGAAGGCCAAGTGGCTGTCGGGAGCCATCGGTGCCGGCCTCATGACGGCGGCTCTGACAGACTCGTGCCTGATGGGATCTCTGCTGAGCAAGCTGCCGTACAACCGCGACCTCGAGCCCGACGCCGCCGACGTCATCGCCGCGCTGGCGCGCTGA
- a CDS encoding MBL fold metallo-hydrolase, translated as MATIVTIETPSLGDRSYLVHDGSVAFVVDPQRDIDRVLAAAREATADGVRIAAVFETHIHNDYVTGGYALAGETGATYYVNGADDVAFERTAIADGDVVGVGSMRVRAIATPGHTFTHLSYALEGPDHEPAVFTGGSLLFGSTGRPDLLGKEHAEALARYQHASAHRLAAELPDETEVMPTHGFGSFCSATQSSGDASTIGKEKRENPALTSDEAAYVEEILAGLEEFPAYYAHMGPANAAGPLAASLAAPTQADAAELRRRLEAGEWLVDLRTRTAFAAGHAPGTFNFGLDGQFVTYLGWLIPWGTPVTLLGDTAEQVAEAQREMVRIGIDRPAAAATGGPQNWTEGQLATFPRATFADLAQVRHHREVVVLDVRRAGEYAQGHIEAAVNVPLHDMVRRADEVPAGEVWVHCAGGYRASIAASLLAAAGRGVVAIDDSFDNAGKAGLPLTTPTS; from the coding sequence ATGGCCACCATCGTCACGATCGAAACCCCGTCCCTCGGCGACCGCAGCTATCTCGTCCATGACGGATCGGTCGCCTTCGTCGTCGACCCGCAGCGCGACATCGACCGGGTCCTCGCCGCCGCTCGGGAGGCCACCGCGGACGGCGTACGCATCGCGGCGGTCTTCGAGACCCACATCCACAACGACTACGTGACCGGCGGCTACGCGCTCGCGGGGGAGACCGGGGCGACGTACTACGTCAACGGCGCCGACGATGTCGCCTTCGAGCGGACCGCCATCGCGGACGGCGACGTGGTCGGTGTTGGCTCGATGCGGGTGCGGGCCATCGCGACGCCGGGGCACACGTTCACGCACCTGTCGTACGCGCTGGAGGGCCCCGACCACGAGCCGGCGGTCTTCACCGGCGGCTCGCTGCTCTTCGGCTCGACGGGGCGGCCCGACCTGCTCGGCAAGGAGCACGCCGAGGCCCTCGCCCGGTACCAGCACGCCTCCGCCCACCGGCTCGCCGCCGAGCTGCCGGACGAGACCGAGGTCATGCCGACGCACGGCTTCGGCTCGTTCTGCTCGGCCACGCAGAGTTCCGGCGACGCCTCGACCATCGGCAAGGAGAAGCGCGAGAACCCCGCGCTGACCAGCGACGAGGCCGCGTACGTCGAGGAGATCCTGGCCGGGCTGGAGGAGTTCCCGGCGTACTACGCCCACATGGGCCCGGCCAACGCCGCCGGCCCGCTCGCCGCGAGCCTGGCCGCGCCCACCCAGGCGGACGCGGCCGAGCTGCGTCGTCGCCTCGAGGCGGGCGAATGGCTGGTGGACCTGCGGACCCGGACGGCGTTCGCCGCCGGCCACGCCCCCGGGACCTTCAACTTCGGCCTGGACGGGCAGTTCGTCACGTACCTCGGCTGGCTGATCCCGTGGGGCACGCCCGTCACGCTGCTCGGGGATACGGCCGAGCAGGTCGCCGAGGCCCAGCGGGAGATGGTGCGGATCGGCATCGACCGCCCCGCCGCGGCCGCGACGGGCGGACCGCAGAACTGGACCGAGGGTCAGCTGGCCACCTTCCCGCGAGCGACGTTCGCCGACCTCGCCCAGGTGCGGCACCACCGGGAGGTGGTCGTGCTCGACGTACGTCGTGCGGGGGAGTACGCGCAAGGCCACATCGAGGCGGCCGTCAACGTGCCGCTGCACGACATGGTGCGACGCGCCGATGAGGTGCCGGCTGGAGAGGTCTGGGTGCACTGCGCCGGCGGCTACCGCGCCTCGATCGCGGCCTCCCTGCTGGCTGCCGCCGGCCGGGGCGTCGTCGCGATCGACGATTCCTTCGACAACGCCGGCAAGGCCGGCCTACCGCTGACCACCCCGACCAGCTGA